Proteins co-encoded in one Apodemus sylvaticus chromosome 6, mApoSyl1.1, whole genome shotgun sequence genomic window:
- the Zfp36l2 gene encoding mRNA decay activator protein ZFP36L2 — MSTTLLSAFYDIDFLCKTEKSLANLNLNNMLDKKAVGTPVAAAPSSSFTPGFLRRHSASNLHALAHPVPSPGSCSPKFPGAPNGGSCVPAGAGGPASYGQLKEPSGGSGTALVNKESKFRDRSFSENGERSQHLLHLQQQQKGGSGSQINSTRYKTELCRPFEESGTCKYGEKCQFAHGFHELRSLTRHPKYKTELCRTFHTIGFCPYGPRCHFIHNADERRPAPSGGASGDLRAFGARDALHLGFAREPRPKLHHSLSFSGFPSGHHQPPGGLESPLLLDSPTSRTPPPPSSSASSCSSSASSCSSASAASTPSGAPTCCAAAAAAAAAALLYGPGGAEDLLPPGAPCASCSATSGANNAFAFGPELSSLITPLAIQTHSFAAAAAAYYRSQQQGLAGPAPAPAQPPAAPAPPSPPFGFQLPRRLSESPVFDAPPSPPDSLSDRDSYLSGSLSSGSLSGSESPSLDPGRRLPIFSRLSVSDD, encoded by the exons ATGTCGACCACACTTCTGTCCGCCTTCTACGATATCGACTTCTTGTGCAAG ACGGAGAAATCCCTGGCAAACCTCAATCTGAACAACATGCTGGACAAGAAGGCGGTGGGGACGCCCGTGGCTGCTGCCCCCAGCTCGAGCTTCACTCCGGGCTTCCTGCGACGCCACTCCGCCAGCAACCTACACGCGCTCGCCCACCCCGTGCCCAGCCCGGGCAGCTGCTCGCCTAAGTTCCCAGGCGCCCCTAACGGCGGCAGCTGTGTCCCCGCAGGCGCGGGCGGCCCGGCCTCCTACGGCCAGCTCAAGGAGCCTTCAGGGGGCAGCGGCACGGCGCTGGTCAACAAGGAGAGCAAATTCCGGGACCGCTCGTTCAGCGAGAACGGTGAGCGCAGCCAGCACCTCCTGCACCTGCAGCAGCAACAGAAGGGGGGCAGCGGCTCCCAGATCAACTCCACGCGCTACAAGACGGAGCTGTGCCGACCCTTCGAGGAGAGCGGCACGTGCAAGTACGGCGAGAAGTGCCAGTTCGCGCACGGCTTCCACGAGCTGCGCAGCCTCACTCGGCACCCCAAGTACAAGACGGAGCTGTGCCGCACCTTCCACACCATCGGCTTCTGCCCCTACGGCCCGCGCTGCCATTTCATCCACAACGCCGACGAGCGGCGGCCCGCGCCATCGGGGGGCGCCTCGGGGGACCTGCGAGCGTTCGGCGCGCGCGACGCGCTGCACCTGGGCTTTGCCCGGGAGCCGCGGCCCAAGCTGCAccacagcctcagtttctccgGCTTCCCGTCGGGCCACCACCAGCCGCCGGGGGGGCTCGAGTCGCCGCTGCTGCTCGATAGCCCCACGTCGCGCACACCGCCGCCGCCCTCCTCCTcggcctcctcctgctcctcctcggcctcttcctgctcctccgcCTCGGCGGCCTCCACGCCCTCGGGCGCCCCGACCTGCTGCGCCGCGGCAGCGGCTGCGGCGGCCGCCGCGCTGCTCTACGGCCCCGGGGGCGCGGAGGACCTGCTGCCCCCCGGAGCGCCGTGCGCCTCCTGTTCGGCCACTTCGGGCGCCAACAACGCCTTCGCCTTCGGCCCGGAGCTGAGCAGCCTCATCACGCCGCTTGCCATCCAGACCCACAGCTTCGCCGCCGCGGCCGCCGCCTACTACCGCAGCCAGCAGCAGGGCCTGGCGGGCCCCGCGCCGGCCCCCGCACAGCCCCCCGCGGCCCCCGCGCCGCCCTCGCCGCCCTTCGGCTTCCAGCTGCCGCGCCGTCTGTCCGAGTCGCCCGTGTTCGACGCGCCCCCCAGCCCCCCGGACTCGCTGTCGGACCGCGACAGCTACCTGAGCGGCTCTCTGAGCTCAGGCAGCCTCAGCGGCTCCGAGTCCCCCAGCCTGGACCCCGGCCGGCGCCTGCCCATCTTCAGCCGCCTCTCCGTCTCCGACGACTGA